A section of the Saccharomyces paradoxus strain CBS432 chromosome XII sequence genome encodes:
- the DCN1 gene encoding NEDD8 ligase DCN1 (Scaffold-type E3 ligase~similar to YLR128W), which yields MSSKIKGEDTSPEQEAIESFTSLTKCDFKVSRKYLQRNHWNINYALNDYYDKEIGTFTDDVSAPVHPVIYPKELIQVFEHYSSNNLFDIDSLIKFIEDLGYNLDDLVTLCLAHLLGYKKLEEPLKREDFLSIWFMQGCSTISEMRECTTRLNVKLHEDLQYFTQIYNYAFHLILDSNRKDIDTDEAIQYWKLFLQPEYPVCMEPDLLEAWFLFLRDEGKTTISRDTWRMLLLLFKRYPAIQTIMDDYDETAAWPFIIDEFYEYLQNQQ from the exons ATG AGTagtaaaataaaaggaGAGGATACGAGCCCGGAGCAGGAGGCAATCGAATCATTCACCTCGCTGACCAAATGTGACTTCAAAGTATCCAGGAAGTACTTACAGCGTAATCACTGGAACATCAATTACGCTCTCAATGATTATTATGACAAGGAAATAGGGACATTTACTGACGACGTTTCGGCTCCGGTTCATCCAGTTATATACCCGAAGGAATTAATACAGGTATTTGAACACTACAGCAGTAACAATTTGTTCGATATAGACTCACTGATCAAGTTCATTGAAGACTTAGGCTACAACCTGGATGATTTAGTAACGTTATGTTTAGCGCATTTACTAGGGTACAAGAAACTAGAAGAACCTTTAAAACGAGAGGACTTCCTGTCAATATGGTTTATGCAAGGCTGTTCCACAATTTCAGAGATGCGAGAGTGCACCACGCGGTTAAACGTTAAATTACATGAAGACTTACAATATTTCACCCAAATCTACAACTACGCTTTCCATTTAATTCTGGACTCGAATCGCAAAGATATAGACACAGACGAAGCTATTCAGTATTGGAAGCTATTTTTACAACCAGAGTACCCAGTGTGTATGGAACCAGACTTGCTTGAGGCATGGTTCCTTTTCCTTCGCGATGAAGGGAAAACCACAATAAGTAGAGACACATGGCGTATGTTGCTCCTCCTTTTCAAGCGATACCCCGCTATTCAGACAATAATGGACGATTACGACGAAACTGCAGCCTGGCCATTCATTATCGATGAGTTCTACGAGTACTTACAAAATCAGCAATGA
- the DIP2 gene encoding snoRNA-binding rRNA-processing protein DIP2 (Nucleolar protein~similar to YLR129W), translating to MVRSYQRFEQASAFGVIASNANCVWIPASSRTNNGSGPGQLITSALEDVNIWDIKTGDLISTLSDGLPPGASDARGAKPAECTYLEVHQDTDLLAVGYADGVIKVWDLMSKTVLLNFNGHKAAITLLQFDGTGTRLISGSKDSNIIVWDLVGEVGLYKLRSHKDSITGFWCQGEDWLISTSKDGMIKLWDLKTHQCIETHIAHTGECWGLAVKDDLLITTGTDSQVKVWKLDMENDKMGEKLTEMGIFEKQSKQRGLKIEFITNASDKTSFFYIQNADKTIETFRIRKEEEIARGLKKREKRLKEKGLTDEEIAKSIKDSYTSFILHPFQTVRSLYKIKSASWTTVTSSKLELVLTTSSNTIEYYSIPYEKRDPTSPAPLKTYTIELQGQRTDVRSIDISDDNRLLATASNGSLKIWNIKTHKCIRTFECGYALTCKFLPGGLLVILGTRNGELQLFDLASSSLLDTIEDAHDAAIWSLDLTSDGKRLVTGSADKTVKFWNFEVENTLVPGTKSKFLPILKLHHDTTLELTDDILSVRISPDDKYLAISLLDNTVKVFFLDSMKFYLSLYGHKLPVLSIDISFDSKMIITSSADKNIKIWGLDFGDCHKSLFAHQDSIMDVKFLPESHNFFSCSKDAVVKYWDGEKFECIQKLYAHQSEVWALAVATDGSFVVSSSHDHSIRIWEETEDQVFLEEEKEKELEEQYEDTLLTSLEEGNGDDAFKGDATGENVEDEASDVHKQTLESLKAGERLMEALDLGIAEIEGMEAYNRDMKLWQRKKLGEAPIKPQGNSVLIAVNKTPEQYIMDTLLRVRVSQLEDALMVMPFSYVLKFLKFIDTVMQNKTLLHSHLPLICKNLFFIIKFNHKELVSQKNEELKLQINRVKTELRSALKSTEDDLGFNVQGLKFVRQQWNLKHNYEFVDEYDQQEKEGKSARKRVFGTVI from the coding sequence ATGGTCAGATCATACCAACGTTTTGAGCAAGCTTCTGCTTTTGGTGTAATAGCATCCAACGCCAATTGTGTCTGGATACCTGCGTCATCCAGAACTAATAATGGTAGTGGACCGGGACAATTGATAACGAGTGCCCTCGAGGACGTTAATATATGGGATATTAAGACCGGAGATTTGATCAGTACATTATCCGATGGCTTGCCTCCAGGTGCGTCCGATGCCAGGGGCGCCAAGCCAGCCGAGTGTACATATTTGGAGGTACATCAAGATACTGATTTATTAGCTGTCGGTTACGCAGATGGTGTCATTAAAGTTTGGGATTTAATGTCTAAGACTGTGCTTTTGAACTTTAACGGTCACAAAGCAGCCATAACATTATTACAATTTGATGGGACCGGCACCAGATTGATTTCTGGTTCCAAGGACTCTAATATCATTGTGTGGGATCTTGTTGGTGAAGTTGGTCTGTATAAACTAAGATCACACAAGGATTCTATTACTGGGTTTTGGTGCCAAGGAGAAGATTGGTTGATTAGCACCTCTAAAGACGGGATGATCAAGTTATGGGATCTAAAAACACATCAATGTATAGAGACACATATTGCGCATACAGGAGAGTGTTGGGGCCTTGCAGTAAAGGACGATTTACTGATTACAACTGGTACAGATAGTCAAGTAAAGGTTTGGAAATTGGACATGGAGAATGACAAAATGGGGGAAAAATTAACCGAGATGGGTATTTTCGAAAAGCAAAGTAAACAGCGTGGGTTGAAGATTGAATTCATAACCAATGCATCCGACAAaacctcttttttttacattcAAAATGCTGATAAAACCATCGAGACTTTCagaattagaaaagaagaagaaatagcAAGAGgtttaaagaaaagagagaagaggttaaaagaaaagggtTTGACAGACGAAGAAATTGCAAAATCTATTAAAGATTCCTACACCTCATTTATATTGCATCCTTTTCAAACGGTAAGATCATTgtataaaataaaatctgCATCATGGACAACGGTCACAAGTTCCAAATTAGAGTTAGTATTAACTACATCGAGTAATACAATCGAGTATTACTCCATTCcatatgaaaaaagagacCCAACAAGCCCTGCTCCCCTCAAGACGTATACTATTGAATTGCAAGGGCAAAGAACGGACGTGCGTAGTATTGACATTAGTGACGATAACAGGTTACTAGCCACGGCATCCAATGGTTCATTAAAAATCTGGAATATCAAAACGCACAAATGTATTAGAACTTTCGAATGTGGGTATGCATTAACTTGTAAATTTTTGCCAGGTGGACTACTAGTCATACTGGGGACAAGAAACGGAGAGTTACAACTTTTTGACCTAGCCTCGTCAAGTCTTTTAGATACCATTGAAGATGCACATGATGCTGCAATTTGGTCTCTAGATTTGACATCAGATGGTAAACGATTAGTGACCGGATCTGCCGATAAGACTGTcaaattttggaatttcGAAGTTGAAAATACCTTAGTGCCAGGTACCAAGAGCAAATTCTTACCCATTTTGAAGCTACACCATGATACCACTTTAGAATTAACTGATGACATTTTAAGTGTACGGATCTCCCCCGACGATAAGTATCTAGCCATTTCTTTGCTAGATAATACTGTTAAGGTATTCTTTTTAGACTCAATGAAGTTTTACCTAAGTTTATATGGGCACAAATTACCTGTTCTATCTATTGATATTTCATTCGATTCTAAGATGATTATCACATCCTCGGCAgacaaaaatatcaagattTGGGGTTTAGATTTTGGTGACTGTCACAAGTCTTTATTCGCCCATCAGGATTCGATTATGGACGTTAAATTTTTACCAGAATCCCACAATTTCTTTAGTTGTTCCAAAGATGCAGTGGTGAAATATTGGGATGGTGAGAAATTCGAATGCATTCAAAAACTATACGCTCATCAAAGCGAAGTTTGGGCATTGGCCGTTGCTACCGATGGTAGCTTCGTTGTTTCTTCATCCCATGATCATAGTATAAGAATCTGGGAAGAGACCGAAGATCAGGTATTTttagaagaggaaaaagagaaggaaCTTGAAGAACAATACGAAGATACATTGCTAACTTCTTTAGAAGAAGGAAACGGTGATGACGCATTTAAAGGCGATGCAACAGGTGAGaatgttgaagatgaagcATCCGATGTTCATAAACAAACTCTAGAATCTTTAAAGGCTGGTGAAAGATTGATGGAGGCACTAGATTTAGGAATTGctgaaattgaaggaaTGGAGGCATACAACAGGGATATGAAGTTATGGCAAAGGAAGAAGTTGGGTGAAGCACCAATAAAACCACAGGGTAATTCTGTTCTTATTGCCGTAAATAAGACGCCTGAACAATATATTATGGATACACTGTTAAGAGTAAGAGTATCTCAGCTAGAAGATGCGTTAATGGTTATGCCATTCTCGTATGTCCTAAAATTCctaaaatttattgatacCGTTATgcaaaataaaactttgTTGCACTCTCATCTACCATTAATTTGCAAGAacttatttttcattatcaaatttaatCATAAAGAATTGGTTTCTCAGAAGAACGAAGAATTAAAACTGCAAATAAATAGAGTAAAAACTGAATTAAGGAGTGCATTGAAATCTACCGAGGATGATTTAGGGTTCAATGTTCAAGGTTTGAAATTTGTCAGACAACAGTGGAATCTAAAGCACAACTACGAATTCGTTGATGAATATGACCAACAAGAGAAAGAGGGTAAAAGTGCGAGAAAAAGAGTCTTTGGAACGGttatataa